The Candidatus Woesearchaeota archaeon region GGAAAGAATTTCATTTCGTACAGCGTCTTTGTTCAGTGTGCTATCCATTGTATCAAGCCGTCAATTCTGTAGCCATGTAGTACCTTAATCGATTAATCTATGAAATAAGTAGTATATAAAGCTTTTGATTAAGTGTCCCACACATTAATCGATTAATAAATCGATTGATTATATAGAGGTGTACCAGATAAATCTTTTTATACCCGCCAAACGTGAAAAGGGCATGATTCTGCGTTCGCTGAAACTGGAAAATATCAGAAGTTACACTACAGGAATGGTTGAATTTCCGGAACACCGCACAGTACTGTCCGGCGATATCGGCAGCGGCAAGTCAACCATTCTTCTTGCTATAGAATTTGCTCTGTTCGGACTGCGGAGTGATGTCACCGGAGCACAGCTGCTGCGCCATGGCGAAAAGCAGGGGAGTGTTGAACTTAGTATGAACCTCATACCTGAACCAGGCAGGCAGGTGGAAGTTATCATCAGGCGTGCGCTGCGAAGAACCAAAGATGCAGTACAGCAGGATGCCGGATGGTTTGCAGTCAACACCGGAAGTGGCTGGGTGAAAACCGACGCAACTCCGGTAGAGCTCAAAGCGAAAATATTCGAGCTGCTTGGTTATCCACCTGAACTTTTGACCAAATCAAAGACGTTTCTCTACCGGTTCACGGTCTACACACCGCAAGAGCAGATGAAGCAGATTCTGCTGGGAAGCAGCGAAGAACGGCTTGATACTATCCGCAAAATTTTCGGCATTGATGCATACAAGACAATCACGGCAAATGCAGCAACAGTTGCACGCGAATTTCGCCTGCGCATCCGCCAGGAAACAATACGGACTGAGGGGATTGATGCAGATAAAAAAAAGCACGAAGAAGTACAGCAAAAACAGCACCAATTTTTGTTGCGCCGTGCGGTTATTGAACAGGAACAAGCAGAGCTTGCAGTACAAAACGCTGCACTGCAGCAGCGTGAACAAGAACTAATACAAAAACAACGAGAAGCACAACAGCTGATACAACAGGAAGCTGTGTGCACTGCAAAAGAGCAGGGAAAAAAACATGAAATGCATCGCGGTGCTGAAGAATTAAAAAATCAGGGAGAACAACAGGAAAAAATGCGTCGCCTCCTGCCACCAGATATAACACCAGGCATAATACAGGAAGAAAAGAAAAAAAGCACCGCTGACCTCATGGAAAAACGACGCTTACAGGAAGACCTCGAAAAACAGCGCACACTGCTTACAACACAACGCATGACGCTCGTTGGAAAAGAACAACAACTCGCCACGATGCTCGAAACACGGCAACGAGCTCTTGAACGGCTCACGCAACTCCACGAATGCCCACAATGCAAGCAGGGTGTGAGCGAGGCGCACAAACAGGCAATCAGGGAACAAGAAATGCCGCTAATGGCACAAACAGAGCATGAACTAAAGGGTGTTCATGACCAAAAAATTCTGCAGGAACACGAACTCAGCAGAGTAGAAACAGAGATACAAAAACTTCGCCTACATGAAAAAGAAGCACTCCAGCGTGCTGCAGAAATTGTCGGCATTGAAACCACGCTGCTGCGCCTGCAGGATAGCGGCCGACAAGTTGCTGAAAAACAGCAGGTGCTCCAGCAGCTCGAAATCACAATCAAAGAATTACAGAACGAACAGGCACACTGCAAAGAACGCATGCGCGCCTATGAAGGAATTATTGAACAGCATGCGCAGGTGCAGAAAGAGCTCGGCGAGCTTCGCGCGCAGGAGCGACGATGCGCCATTGCCGGCGCTGAAGTGAAAAAAGAAATTGAAAACTGTACTGCGCAACTCACTCAGCTCGAAGGAGATATCGCCCGAAAAGAGGCACTGCGGAAAAAACTGCACCAGCTCAGCCAGATTCAGACATGGCTGGGTGAACACCTCACTCGGATCGCAGGATTAATTGAGAAAGAGGTGCTGCGCACGGTGTACGTACAATTTGACGAGTTGTTTCGGAATTGGTTCAGCATGCTTGTTGAAGACGATTTGCTACAGGCACGGCTTGCTGATGATTTTTCAGTGCTGGCAGAGCAGAACGGCTATGAAACAACGATTGAACATTTAAGTGGGGGAGAAAAGACTGCCGTCGCACTGGCCTACCGGCTGGCGCTGAACAAAGTAATTAATGACCTTGTTTCGCAGATACGGACGAAAAACCTGCTGATTCTGGACGAGCCAACCGATGGATTCAGCGCGCACCAACTGGATAGATTACGTGTGGTGCTCCGCGAATTAAACGCGCAGCAGGTGATTATGGTCTCCCACGAACAGAAAATGGAAAGTTTGGTGGATCATGTGATACGGATTGAGAAGCGCGGACATGAGAGTGTGATTATTCGGTAAGTTCTCCACTGGACAAGCCAATTCTGCAATAAAACCCCAGACCACAGACTATAAGCCAAAAACCATGTAGCACTGGACACTGGACAGATGCGCGTGAGGTATATAAGGAGGGATAACAAAAATAGTTTGATTTTCCAATGAAGAAAAGCGAAAACTATAAATATGGGGTCTACCACACCAAAGGTGAAGAGTTAATCAGGTATAAGTTTGAGAAGGAAAATGGTGATATTGTTGAAACAAAAATCATACTCATTCCGACAAGCATTCGTTTTCCTGAAGGAGTCAAGTACTCCTGTGTATACGTCAGAGCGGGAAAACGCTTGATTGGATACGACAATAGTGAGGGTAACCAGCAAGAGCCGAATCACCATAAGCACATCAAAGACAGGATAGTGCCTTATGATTTTGTTGATGTTTGGAGATTGTTAGAAGATTTTAATGAGGATTTAGAAAAAATAAAACGGGGAGTCATACAATGAACAAAAAAATGATTATTGTCATCGAATCACCGAAGCAGTTTCTCCACTCATTTGGTGAAGCGTGGGAGAAAATACAGCGTGGGGAAAAAATAGAGTATCCTTACAAACTGTCGTTTCCCAATATTGAAATAATGCGAAAGACATTGACGCCGAAACGGATTGAATTGCTCCAGACTATCAAAAAACACCATCCGCAGTCATTGTATGCGCTTGCAAAATGCGCCGGACGAGATATCAAAAACATCAAAGATGATATTACGCTTCTTGAAAGCAATCACCTCATCGAACTGAAACCGGGAAACCAGCGAAATGCGCTTATTCCCTCGTTGAGATATGATACACTCCAGATTGAAATATCGTTGTAGAATTCACTCCTGTTCCTTCTCATCCATTCGAAGATTCGTAACATACACATCGTTAGAGTGTGCACGAAGCTCGTGGCCGTCGTACACATATTTCAGCACCGCCGCCGGCAGGTGCAGCTCGCCAATCACACTGAGCTTCGGTGCGAGTGTATAGGTAAGAATACGGTCTTCTTTCGGGGTCAAATCAAAGTCCCAGTACATCACGTGGCCGGCAGAGACTGCGGTTATTTTTTTGGGATGGAACGTATGCTTTGGCTTCCAGACAAGCTGCATCAGGTTGGGAATGTGCTCAATCAGTTTGACATTCCGCAGCTCAACATTCCCCCGATTCTCAATGGTCAGCCGGACATCAATTTCAGTGATTGCGCCGTGGGCGGTCTTGACAAATTCAGCGCGTTTGATGAGCACGACCGGAGACTTGAACATGTACCAAAAAAAGAGAATGATGGCAAGCACAAGCACGGTGTAGAAAATGATGCGATAATTAGTGACGAGCTGCACCGTTGCGGTGCCACCGGCGGGCAACGTGAGGCTCCAAACGTATGCTTTTTGTCCGTCAATGGTACGGACATCAGCATCGGGTTCAGCTGATCCGAGCACACGCTGAAGCAGTGAAACAGGAACAGGTATGTCTTGCTGTTCTTCAATATTGTCTCTATTGTGTATAGTGATGGTTTCGGAAGTGCGCAGGAAGGATGTTTCTTTTTGAGAGGTTTGTTCAAACGGGGTGTTGTAGGCAGCAACATCGTATGTTTTTTTATCAATGTTGTATACGACACCGCCGGAGGAAACACCATACGCAACCGTTTCTGTTTTGGGCGGTGTTGCCGGATCAAACGTAACCGTGAACTCAACTGATTTTGTTTCATTCGGGGCAAAGGAAACGAGTGATTCACGCTCAAAGTCGTTGCTTTTGAGCGCCACGCGCACGTCCTG contains the following coding sequences:
- a CDS encoding SMC family ATPase → MILRSLKLENIRSYTTGMVEFPEHRTVLSGDIGSGKSTILLAIEFALFGLRSDVTGAQLLRHGEKQGSVELSMNLIPEPGRQVEVIIRRALRRTKDAVQQDAGWFAVNTGSGWVKTDATPVELKAKIFELLGYPPELLTKSKTFLYRFTVYTPQEQMKQILLGSSEERLDTIRKIFGIDAYKTITANAATVAREFRLRIRQETIRTEGIDADKKKHEEVQQKQHQFLLRRAVIEQEQAELAVQNAALQQREQELIQKQREAQQLIQQEAVCTAKEQGKKHEMHRGAEELKNQGEQQEKMRRLLPPDITPGIIQEEKKKSTADLMEKRRLQEDLEKQRTLLTTQRMTLVGKEQQLATMLETRQRALERLTQLHECPQCKQGVSEAHKQAIREQEMPLMAQTEHELKGVHDQKILQEHELSRVETEIQKLRLHEKEALQRAAEIVGIETTLLRLQDSGRQVAEKQQVLQQLEITIKELQNEQAHCKERMRAYEGIIEQHAQVQKELGELRAQERRCAIAGAEVKKEIENCTAQLTQLEGDIARKEALRKKLHQLSQIQTWLGEHLTRIAGLIEKEVLRTVYVQFDELFRNWFSMLVEDDLLQARLADDFSVLAEQNGYETTIEHLSGGEKTAVALAYRLALNKVINDLVSQIRTKNLLILDEPTDGFSAHQLDRLRVVLRELNAQQVIMVSHEQKMESLVDHVIRIEKRGHESVIIR
- a CDS encoding DUF6516 family protein translates to MKKSENYKYGVYHTKGEELIRYKFEKENGDIVETKIILIPTSIRFPEGVKYSCVYVRAGKRLIGYDNSEGNQQEPNHHKHIKDRIVPYDFVDVWRLLEDFNEDLEKIKRGVIQ